From Nocardia sp. XZ_19_385, the proteins below share one genomic window:
- the mycP gene encoding type VII secretion-associated serine protease mycosin encodes MAPLLRRLLHAVTVAAVLALTAGSPSPALAVAPPKVDDGALGAVLGLAAAGKPPDETEQAKVCAEPTLRGGVPRDPPLAQRVLGLEEAWQFSRGAGQKVAVIDTGVNRHWRLPALQPGGDFVSDTDGTVDCDGHGTFVAGIIGAQPSLEDGFAGVAPDAEILAIRQLSSAYEAKDRNRREEPGVITREGYGTVNTLAAGVVRAVDMGATVINISEVACAVASATFADGALGAAVKYAYDRNVVVVAAAGNIMQGSACEKQNERSGWPAVGTVVTPAWFTPYVLSVASVEPDGSVSPFSLHGPWVGVAAPGREIVSLDSKPGGAGLVNATQTNEGFSTIDGTSFSSAYVSGLAALVRSRFPDLTAAQVIDRIKQTAQAPGNGRNDQIGNGLVDPLAALTAQLPSKPVTVGSDVPHKIAGPTPPPYVDPMPRLVATIGSLTLLALLGLGYAASIPYRRGRTVSVDPGAEPETREGL; translated from the coding sequence ATGGCTCCGCTCCTACGGCGGCTGCTGCACGCGGTGACGGTGGCGGCGGTGCTCGCCCTGACCGCCGGATCACCCTCGCCCGCACTGGCGGTGGCCCCGCCCAAGGTCGACGACGGCGCCCTCGGCGCGGTACTCGGCCTGGCCGCCGCCGGCAAACCGCCGGACGAAACCGAGCAGGCGAAGGTCTGCGCCGAGCCCACCCTGCGCGGCGGTGTGCCCCGCGATCCGCCACTGGCGCAACGGGTTCTGGGCCTGGAAGAAGCCTGGCAGTTCAGCCGCGGTGCGGGCCAGAAGGTCGCCGTCATCGATACCGGCGTGAACCGGCACTGGCGGCTGCCCGCGCTGCAACCCGGCGGCGACTTCGTCTCCGACACCGACGGCACCGTCGACTGCGACGGCCACGGCACCTTCGTGGCCGGGATCATCGGCGCCCAGCCCAGCCTGGAGGACGGATTCGCCGGTGTCGCACCGGATGCCGAGATCCTCGCGATCCGGCAGCTGAGTTCGGCCTACGAGGCCAAAGATCGCAATCGCCGGGAAGAGCCCGGCGTCATCACCCGCGAGGGCTACGGCACGGTCAATACCCTGGCCGCCGGCGTCGTGCGCGCGGTCGACATGGGCGCGACGGTGATCAATATTTCCGAGGTGGCGTGCGCGGTCGCCAGCGCCACCTTCGCCGACGGCGCCCTGGGCGCCGCGGTGAAGTACGCCTACGACCGGAACGTGGTCGTGGTCGCCGCGGCCGGAAACATCATGCAGGGCAGCGCCTGCGAGAAGCAGAACGAGCGCTCGGGTTGGCCGGCGGTGGGCACCGTGGTCACCCCGGCCTGGTTCACGCCGTACGTCCTGTCGGTGGCCTCGGTGGAACCCGACGGCTCGGTATCGCCGTTCTCGCTGCACGGTCCGTGGGTCGGCGTCGCCGCACCCGGACGCGAGATCGTCTCGCTGGACAGCAAACCCGGCGGTGCCGGGCTGGTCAACGCCACCCAGACCAACGAGGGCTTCTCCACCATCGACGGGACCAGTTTCTCCAGCGCCTACGTCTCCGGACTGGCCGCGCTGGTCCGGTCCCGCTTCCCGGACCTGACCGCCGCCCAGGTGATCGACCGGATCAAGCAGACCGCGCAGGCGCCGGGCAACGGCCGCAACGACCAGATCGGCAACGGCCTGGTCGATCCGCTGGCCGCGCTGACCGCGCAACTGCCCTCGAAACCGGTCACCGTCGGCTCCGACGTGCCACACAAGATCGCCGGGCCGACCCCGCCGCCATACGTCGATCCGATGCCGCGCCTGGTCGCCACCATCGGCTCGCTCACGCTGCTGGCCCTGCTCGGGCTCGGTTACGCCGCCTCGATCCCGTACCGCCGGGGTCGCACGGTGAGCGTGGACCCGGGTGCGGAGCCCGAAACTCGAGAAGGGTTGTAG
- the eccD gene encoding type VII secretion integral membrane protein EccD, which produces MTDPSSSTVAAVDPELCRVSVIGGNTQLDLGLPATVPIAAFITDVVELIESRNPDLTEHEDGAPLQTQHWTLARIGRDPIPANQSLTEAEVFDGELLVLRSVTAKESPALFDDVIDAVSKLTSTSFRHWSPVSARWLGLLVGLVAVLAGMYLLAVAKHDGAGSVVGFIALGAGLIFGGAAVLVGRRYQAEATLPVIMLSLYALLLIFAGTALFVPNDFGSPHAMFACVATLFAAAVLYSTARAGATMFATVITLALFGGVAAMVRMVWDPALSKIAAGVLVGALIVITLVPRLAVAAARLPVPPVPTAGAAIDPADHEPRPTIEDIGAIGATALPSAAGLEHRARAANEYQSGMILGCTIAAVIGVVLAADPLGAARWQGITLGVVVSLILCLRGRAFADLVQACTLIAGGATALMVLGIGAALGNSDWIVPLAWMLLVIAAAAVVFGVVGPKTEMSPPMRRTGEIFEYILICTIIPLVLWIMDVYSAARNI; this is translated from the coding sequence GTGACCGATCCGTCTAGCAGCACTGTGGCTGCCGTTGATCCGGAGTTGTGCCGAGTCTCGGTGATCGGCGGCAATACCCAGCTCGATCTGGGTTTGCCTGCCACAGTTCCGATTGCCGCGTTCATCACCGACGTGGTCGAGTTGATCGAATCCCGCAACCCCGATCTCACCGAGCACGAGGACGGCGCGCCGCTGCAGACGCAGCATTGGACGCTCGCCCGGATCGGCCGCGACCCGATCCCGGCAAACCAATCGCTCACCGAGGCCGAGGTTTTCGACGGTGAGTTGCTGGTATTGCGCTCGGTGACCGCCAAGGAGTCCCCGGCGCTGTTCGACGACGTCATCGACGCGGTCTCCAAACTGACCTCGACCTCGTTCCGGCACTGGTCGCCGGTCTCGGCGCGCTGGCTCGGGCTGCTCGTCGGCCTGGTCGCGGTGCTGGCCGGCATGTACCTGCTGGCGGTGGCCAAGCACGACGGCGCCGGTTCCGTAGTCGGTTTCATCGCGCTGGGCGCCGGACTGATCTTCGGGGGAGCGGCGGTGCTCGTCGGCCGGCGCTATCAGGCGGAGGCCACCCTGCCGGTGATCATGCTGTCGCTGTACGCGCTGCTGTTGATCTTCGCGGGCACCGCGCTGTTCGTGCCCAACGACTTCGGCAGTCCGCACGCGATGTTCGCCTGTGTGGCAACCCTGTTCGCCGCCGCGGTGCTCTACAGCACGGCCCGGGCCGGGGCGACCATGTTCGCCACCGTCATCACCCTGGCGCTGTTCGGCGGCGTGGCCGCGATGGTGCGCATGGTCTGGGATCCGGCGCTGTCCAAGATCGCCGCCGGCGTCCTGGTCGGCGCGCTGATCGTGATCACCCTGGTGCCGCGCTTGGCCGTGGCCGCCGCGCGACTACCCGTGCCGCCGGTGCCGACCGCCGGCGCCGCCATCGACCCCGCCGATCACGAACCCCGCCCCACCATCGAGGACATCGGCGCCATCGGCGCGACCGCGCTGCCCTCGGCGGCCGGCCTCGAGCACCGGGCCCGCGCGGCCAACGAATACCAGTCCGGCATGATTCTGGGCTGCACCATCGCCGCCGTCATCGGTGTGGTGCTGGCCGCCGACCCGCTCGGCGCGGCCCGCTGGCAGGGCATCACGCTCGGCGTCGTGGTCTCGCTCATTCTCTGCCTGCGCGGGCGCGCCTTCGCCGACCTGGTGCAGGCCTGCACGCTGATCGCCGGTGGCGCAACGGCTTTGATGGTGCTGGGCATCGGCGCCGCGCTCGGCAACTCCGACTGGATCGTGCCGCTGGCGTGGATGCTGCTCGTAATTGCCGCGGCCGCGGTGGTTTTCGGTGTCGTCGGCCCGAAGACCGAGATGTCGCCGCCCATGCGGCGCACCGGTGAGATCTTCGAATACATCTTGATCTGCACCATCATTCCGCTGGTGCTGTGGATCATGGACGTCTACTCGGCCGCCCGGAACATCTGA
- a CDS encoding PE family protein: MEFDRAGAVKSATALDALADRLEADLKANTPALAVEAAGLDEVSQRAAETLRGVATSYDEAATAGILELRKLAAALRSQSQSLVVMDTENAAGLGASV, from the coding sequence ATGGAATTCGATCGCGCCGGGGCAGTCAAGTCCGCCACCGCATTGGACGCTCTCGCAGACCGGCTGGAAGCCGACCTGAAGGCCAACACTCCCGCTCTGGCCGTGGAAGCCGCAGGCCTGGACGAGGTTTCGCAGCGTGCTGCCGAGACCTTGCGCGGCGTGGCCACCTCCTATGACGAAGCCGCGACCGCGGGCATTCTCGAGCTACGCAAGCTGGCGGCGGCACTGCGTTCGCAGTCGCAGTCGCTAGTGGTGATGGACACCGAGAACGCCGCTGGTCTCGGGGCGTCGGTCTAG
- a CDS encoding ESX secretion-associated protein EspG, which yields MTTMTNDGLLAVSDLLGVQTLPLVLGIGPQQDSVEAWQAARLEAMAELRGAGLVSSYDDVTADLADALFILANPERELAARIYSESGVRQVCVARKGSRHAVATRSGDTFEVGTLWCDGGGASLARPVLDALGRAESAAIPSISSPVDELRERLDRATRSSDYADIFYGRGVAERDAIEFGLAMSSCHGHAEIVAYAYDDGVTTRTSGAVAIYDTSRGRIAASPGAAPDLRVWSTFTPGTDHRIAQAISALIETLPGGRWMP from the coding sequence ATGACCACGATGACCAACGACGGGCTCCTCGCGGTGTCCGACCTGCTGGGCGTGCAGACCCTGCCACTCGTCTTGGGCATTGGACCGCAACAGGATTCGGTCGAAGCCTGGCAGGCCGCACGGCTCGAGGCGATGGCGGAGCTGCGCGGAGCGGGGTTGGTCAGCAGCTATGACGACGTCACGGCCGACCTGGCCGACGCGCTGTTCATCCTGGCCAATCCGGAGCGCGAGCTCGCGGCCCGGATCTACAGCGAGTCCGGTGTGCGTCAGGTCTGCGTGGCGCGCAAGGGATCTCGGCACGCGGTCGCCACCCGGTCGGGCGACACCTTCGAGGTGGGCACGCTCTGGTGCGACGGCGGCGGGGCCTCGCTGGCCCGACCGGTGCTCGACGCACTGGGCCGGGCCGAGTCCGCGGCCATCCCGAGCATCAGCTCACCCGTCGACGAACTGCGTGAAAGACTGGACAGAGCAACAAGATCCAGCGACTACGCCGATATCTTCTATGGCCGGGGCGTGGCCGAACGCGATGCCATCGAGTTCGGTCTCGCCATGTCCAGCTGCCACGGACACGCCGAAATCGTCGCCTATGCCTACGACGACGGCGTGACCACCAGAACGTCCGGAGCGGTAGCGATCTACGACACCTCGCGGGGTCGTATCGCCGCCAGCCCCGGCGCTGCGCCGGACCTGAGGGTCTGGTCGACCTTCACCCCGGGTACCGATCACCGTATCGCACAGGCGATTTCGGCCCTGATCGAAACCCTGCCCGGAGGAAGGTGGATGCCCTAG
- a CDS encoding PPE domain-containing protein: protein MVEPPIPGFTGVVWEARPTEKLAQDLSTGRGAVPMAEAAQAWTRLGASFGGAVVEYDQIIKAIGESWRSETSPEILDRITKLREWLLEAAGSAAQNATKTGTQALAYQVAQLAMPHVTEVAALEQAKKTVEAIGMGLGAPLVGAAADIDAEQDLAKANAARVMRVYEEATKPLETPWLQSTPPVIANAAALEAERTAAEVKPAAQMPAMALPTSFAAAFGRATPMPRAKSAFTTQAVASAATDPKPVPVEPTPVAGDSSASNRMGTTPGAMAPASAMQDDDRSTLRAGAASVQPDKPFEVESGFTAAPPVLGGPAEPAPRATAPGAA from the coding sequence ATGGTCGAACCGCCGATCCCCGGTTTCACCGGCGTGGTCTGGGAAGCCAGGCCCACGGAGAAACTGGCGCAGGATCTGAGCACCGGTCGCGGCGCGGTGCCGATGGCCGAGGCGGCCCAGGCATGGACGCGTCTCGGCGCGAGTTTCGGTGGCGCCGTGGTCGAGTACGACCAGATCATCAAGGCCATCGGGGAGTCCTGGCGTTCGGAGACGAGCCCGGAAATCCTGGACCGCATCACCAAGCTGCGCGAGTGGCTGCTGGAAGCGGCCGGGTCCGCGGCCCAGAACGCCACCAAGACCGGCACCCAGGCGCTGGCCTATCAGGTGGCGCAGCTGGCGATGCCGCACGTCACCGAGGTCGCCGCGCTGGAGCAGGCGAAAAAGACGGTGGAGGCGATCGGCATGGGTCTGGGCGCGCCCCTGGTGGGCGCGGCCGCCGACATCGACGCCGAACAGGATCTGGCCAAGGCCAATGCGGCCCGGGTCATGCGCGTTTATGAGGAGGCGACCAAGCCGCTGGAGACGCCGTGGCTGCAGTCCACGCCGCCGGTGATCGCCAATGCGGCTGCCCTCGAAGCGGAACGTACCGCGGCAGAGGTGAAACCGGCCGCGCAAATGCCGGCGATGGCGCTGCCCACCTCGTTCGCCGCGGCGTTCGGGCGGGCCACGCCGATGCCGCGGGCGAAGTCCGCGTTCACCACGCAGGCGGTGGCGTCGGCGGCCACCGATCCGAAACCGGTTCCGGTGGAACCGACTCCGGTCGCCGGTGACTCGTCCGCGTCGAATCGCATGGGCACCACCCCGGGCGCGATGGCGCCCGCCTCGGCCATGCAGGACGACGACCGCAGCACACTGCGGGCCGGTGCGGCTTCGGTCCAGCCGGACAAGCCGTTCGAGGTGGAATCCGGATTCACAGCTGCCCCACCGGTTCTCGGCGGCCCGGCCGAACCCGCACCGAGAGCTACGGCACCGGGGGCGGCATGA
- a CDS encoding WXG100 family type VII secretion target, translating to MSGQTSYTAAQAAEVVNEYLDAVNGIKKTITAVQETFDSARAGWEGDAAVAGQKASEAWQQEATDINTKIDELNQTISEGNKTLENVDPTNVDALTNLI from the coding sequence ATGTCCGGACAGACCAGCTATACAGCGGCACAGGCAGCCGAGGTCGTCAACGAGTACCTCGACGCCGTCAACGGCATCAAGAAGACCATCACGGCAGTGCAGGAAACCTTCGACTCGGCCCGTGCGGGCTGGGAGGGTGACGCCGCGGTCGCGGGCCAGAAGGCCTCGGAGGCTTGGCAGCAGGAAGCCACCGACATCAACACCAAGATCGACGAGTTGAACCAGACCATCTCCGAGGGCAACAAGACCCTCGAGAACGTCGACCCGACCAACGTCGACGCCCTGACCAACCTGATCTGA
- a CDS encoding type VII secretion target has translation MNPWPHVAAEPEAIRAYADTCAGMAASVATAGSVNQAATMAAAIPVFGLIGQDFLASFAVAQANHLTSVAELAYVHGMTAVTCQQAATEYQATDALSGADIDVVGRS, from the coding sequence ATGAATCCCTGGCCTCATGTAGCCGCCGAGCCTGAGGCGATTCGGGCCTATGCGGATACCTGCGCCGGCATGGCCGCCAGCGTCGCCACGGCCGGCTCGGTGAATCAGGCCGCCACCATGGCCGCCGCCATTCCGGTATTCGGTTTGATCGGCCAGGATTTCCTCGCCTCCTTCGCGGTCGCGCAGGCCAATCACCTCACCTCGGTCGCCGAGCTCGCCTACGTGCACGGCATGACCGCGGTCACCTGTCAGCAGGCGGCCACCGAGTACCAAGCGACAGACGCGCTTTCGGGCGCCGACATCGATGTGGTCGGTAGATCCTGA
- the eccA gene encoding type VII secretion AAA-ATPase EccA: protein MTGNRQAQRAFDAGVLSLGIVIEGQESARDLEYAQLAFQRATEWDPGMCDAWLGRAAAGEHTREVIFNLYKTSTTTLFREQRRLGLPARALAGRFTLGNYIDYPLASYAEIWLAQAAQLMTDGDYDEAEKVLDELAKHRAAQVSSGDREIDDRICAYARGVLHFTTQRWPDVMTVLAGSAGWEDPYLAAGAHVMVGTACAQLGLFGEAIRRMEAAEAGPIAAAATTARFCRGLCLRETGEEEQAQALFEKVFSEAPGFEANTMAMRDRKYRLTVTTKEVIDARTNKWDPASAPTLEQMGQEERDDKAKLTLEKARNELDEQIGLAGVKMQVAKLQATAQLARIRAEKGMASGSRGQHLAFTGPPGTGKTTVARVVAKIYCGLGILKTDKLIEAKRSDFVGQHLGSTAIKTNKLIDSAMDGVLFIDEAYTLIQTGLSGGDAFGREAVDTLLARMENDRDRLVVIIAGYDGEIDRFLASNDGLASRFAKRVKFDSYSPEELGDIGTFIARKRDSQVSEEAQALLVAACAALYQKQATDQSGEIRRGIDMAGNGRFIRNVIEAAEEEREFRLANDINLDLSAVDESVLMRIEAEDMQNALDNVLATLR, encoded by the coding sequence ATGACCGGCAACCGCCAAGCACAACGCGCATTCGACGCTGGTGTCTTGTCCTTGGGCATTGTGATCGAGGGCCAGGAATCTGCCCGCGATCTGGAATACGCTCAGCTAGCCTTCCAGCGCGCCACCGAATGGGACCCCGGGATGTGCGACGCCTGGCTCGGGCGCGCGGCCGCGGGCGAGCACACCCGGGAGGTGATCTTCAACCTCTACAAGACCAGCACCACAACGCTTTTCCGGGAGCAGCGCCGGCTCGGGCTGCCCGCCCGGGCGCTGGCCGGACGGTTCACCCTCGGGAATTACATCGACTACCCGCTGGCCAGTTACGCCGAGATCTGGCTGGCGCAGGCCGCGCAGCTGATGACCGACGGCGACTACGACGAGGCCGAGAAGGTGCTCGACGAGCTGGCCAAGCACCGGGCCGCGCAGGTGTCCTCCGGAGACCGCGAGATCGACGACCGGATCTGCGCGTATGCCCGAGGGGTGCTGCACTTTACGACCCAGCGCTGGCCGGATGTGATGACCGTGCTGGCCGGTTCGGCGGGCTGGGAGGATCCCTACCTGGCCGCCGGCGCGCACGTCATGGTCGGCACCGCCTGTGCCCAGCTGGGTTTGTTCGGCGAGGCCATCCGCCGCATGGAAGCCGCTGAGGCGGGCCCGATTGCGGCCGCGGCCACCACCGCCCGGTTCTGCCGCGGGCTGTGCCTGCGCGAGACCGGTGAGGAGGAGCAGGCCCAGGCGCTGTTCGAGAAGGTCTTTTCCGAGGCCCCCGGCTTCGAGGCCAACACTATGGCCATGCGGGACCGCAAGTACCGGCTCACGGTGACCACCAAGGAAGTCATCGACGCGCGCACCAACAAGTGGGATCCGGCCTCGGCGCCGACGCTGGAGCAGATGGGCCAGGAGGAGCGCGACGACAAGGCCAAGCTGACCCTGGAGAAGGCGCGTAACGAACTCGATGAGCAGATCGGCCTGGCCGGCGTGAAAATGCAGGTTGCCAAGTTGCAGGCAACCGCTCAGCTAGCCCGGATCCGTGCCGAAAAAGGAATGGCGAGCGGGTCTCGTGGACAACATCTAGCATTCACCGGCCCGCCAGGTACCGGTAAGACCACCGTTGCCCGTGTGGTGGCAAAAATTTACTGTGGCTTAGGAATTCTGAAGACCGATAAGCTGATCGAAGCCAAACGTTCTGATTTCGTCGGCCAGCATTTGGGCAGTACCGCGATCAAAACGAACAAATTGATCGACTCCGCCATGGACGGCGTGTTGTTCATCGACGAGGCCTACACGCTGATTCAAACCGGCCTCTCCGGTGGTGACGCATTCGGTCGCGAGGCCGTGGACACGCTGCTGGCGCGGATGGAGAACGACCGCGACCGGCTGGTGGTGATCATCGCCGGATACGACGGTGAGATCGACCGGTTCCTGGCCTCCAACGACGGCCTGGCATCCCGGTTCGCCAAGCGCGTGAAGTTCGATTCGTACTCCCCCGAGGAGCTCGGCGATATCGGTACTTTCATTGCGCGCAAGCGGGATTCGCAGGTGTCGGAGGAGGCGCAGGCGCTGCTGGTGGCGGCGTGTGCCGCGCTGTACCAGAAGCAGGCCACCGATCAGAGCGGTGAGATCCGGCGCGGCATCGACATGGCCGGCAACGGCCGGTTCATCCGCAATGTGATCGAGGCGGCGGAGGAGGAGCGGGAGTTCCGGCTCGCCAACGACATCAACCTGGATCTGAGCGCGGTGGACGAGTCGGTGCTGATGCGGATCGAGGCCGAGGACATGCAGAACGCGCTGGACAACGTGCTGGCGACGTTGCGCTGA
- the eccB gene encoding type VII secretion protein EccB: protein MPAQLTTKAQVNGYRFLLKRYEHALIRRDVRMLHDPMRSQFRSLVVGAVLGILVVAGAAILGFLRPVGAIGDANIVMGKETGALYVIIDGTLHPALNLASARLIAASNEKPASVKESKLTMPRGPLVGIPGVPASLPGAASPDSIWSLCDTVELSAAGSAARSPGSKSTVIAGALDSGAPGTARPLHADEALLVSRGGKTFLMFDGKRAEVDPNDSVLSRSLGLREYNPRPVSAGLLNSATQVPALTPPKIDRLGEPGPGRLSGVPIGGVIRVQRVGSEELYVVLTDGVQRLSPFSAEVIRNANSQEMNEIISVPPDRVVGVPVVSPLPVDKFPGPIPRILTPEDNPVSCMQWAKKSSDPVASITVYAGRALPLRSSAKVVDLASGDGTGDRIDNAYIPPNSGEYLQVTGMAPDSVRKGSLFYISDNGIRYGIPDAETAAILGLAEKPRPAPWPIIGQLVPGPTLSRDEALVAYDTLPTSN, encoded by the coding sequence GTGCCCGCACAGTTGACTACCAAGGCGCAAGTCAACGGCTACCGGTTTCTGCTGAAACGGTATGAGCACGCGCTGATTCGCCGCGATGTCCGCATGCTGCACGATCCGATGCGCTCGCAGTTCCGCTCGCTGGTCGTCGGAGCCGTGCTCGGCATCCTGGTGGTCGCGGGCGCGGCCATCCTGGGCTTCCTGCGCCCGGTCGGTGCGATCGGCGACGCGAACATCGTGATGGGCAAGGAAACCGGCGCGCTCTACGTGATCATCGACGGCACCCTGCACCCGGCGCTGAACCTGGCCTCCGCCCGCCTCATCGCCGCCAGCAACGAAAAACCGGCCTCCGTCAAGGAATCCAAGCTGACCATGCCGCGCGGGCCGCTGGTGGGCATTCCCGGCGTCCCGGCATCGCTGCCCGGCGCCGCCTCGCCCGACTCGATCTGGAGCCTGTGCGACACCGTGGAGCTGTCCGCGGCGGGCAGCGCCGCCCGCTCGCCCGGCTCGAAATCCACCGTCATCGCCGGCGCGCTCGACTCCGGCGCGCCGGGAACCGCCCGCCCGCTGCACGCCGACGAGGCGTTGCTGGTGAGCCGGGGCGGCAAGACGTTCCTGATGTTCGACGGCAAGCGCGCCGAGGTGGACCCGAATGATTCGGTGCTGTCCCGCTCGCTGGGCCTGCGCGAATACAACCCGCGCCCGGTCAGCGCCGGCCTGCTCAACTCCGCCACCCAGGTGCCCGCGCTCACCCCGCCGAAGATCGACCGGCTCGGCGAGCCCGGCCCCGGCCGCCTCTCGGGCGTGCCGATCGGCGGCGTGATCCGGGTGCAGCGGGTCGGCTCCGAGGAGCTGTACGTGGTGCTCACCGATGGCGTGCAACGGCTTTCACCGTTCTCCGCCGAGGTGATCCGCAATGCCAACTCGCAGGAGATGAACGAGATCATCTCGGTGCCGCCGGACCGCGTGGTCGGCGTGCCGGTGGTGAGCCCGCTGCCGGTGGACAAGTTCCCCGGCCCCATCCCGCGCATCCTCACCCCCGAGGACAATCCGGTCAGCTGCATGCAGTGGGCCAAGAAGTCGTCGGACCCGGTCGCCTCGATCACGGTGTACGCCGGACGCGCACTACCGCTGCGGAGTTCGGCCAAGGTGGTCGACCTGGCCAGCGGCGACGGCACCGGCGACCGCATCGACAACGCCTACATCCCGCCGAACTCGGGGGAGTACCTGCAGGTCACCGGCATGGCGCCGGACAGCGTGCGCAAGGGCAGCCTGTTCTACATCTCCGACAACGGCATTCGCTACGGCATTCCGGACGCGGAGACCGCGGCCATCCTCGGCCTGGCCGAGAAGCCCCGTCCCGCACCGTGGCCCATCATCGGCCAGCTGGTGCCGGGGCCGACGCTGTCGCGCGATGAAGCCCTCGTCGCCTACGACACCCTGCCGACCAGCAACTGA
- the eccE gene encoding type VII secretion protein EccE, with the protein MGSTTADGENRDTAPQSSPTPSTDAPATPLHSPYFWLFRILPLRWVIPVALVAVASSLVAVIFDASVWVTAGVCAAVLVLGLTPLPRRKSLAGWLDEELTFRWRAFRNRSATVNQAPFDVPLPEGGTYGMRWDGSRLLIMLRIEAHPRTVTLLSPQSLISDDMMPLPEIAHCLNQFDIELASIDVISSGARTAGPGRVSHLYEQILGPLPAVAHRTVWVVLRLDPLANAAAVARRGGGAAGTLRTAIVATRRVANRLAAQGISTTVLAAAEITAAVNQLTRHTPLEEFTETTQSVERDGVHYTTYRMAPEALGPRGFAAVWSTPTLATTVTMRLQRGAQAPRESAVQPGAAGIEVTAVVRFDTRDKPADVQAEGLVPLPGKQFRALLYTLPIAARGRRFTPETYLGKPDSLAALPMPIAGCGQLIGADTSGQGVALPLVGHQVRRVEVIGSLLVAQQMILRAIALGASVVVHTNRHDAWRQMVTDVGVPQSLTVAAWSAAGQQASAHRFANVVVYDGIQPSGHHSDATIVLLRSAPAVIDDHFEPDVTLAEDTETANLVTVQTAGVTTRVHMVATPDEMQYLHTALAAAR; encoded by the coding sequence ATGGGTTCCACCACAGCCGACGGCGAAAATCGCGATACCGCGCCGCAGAGTTCACCCACCCCGTCGACTGACGCTCCTGCCACCCCCCTGCACTCCCCTTACTTCTGGCTTTTCCGAATCCTGCCGCTGCGCTGGGTAATTCCGGTGGCGCTGGTGGCGGTCGCGTCTTCGCTGGTCGCGGTGATCTTCGATGCCTCGGTGTGGGTGACAGCGGGGGTGTGCGCGGCCGTGCTCGTGCTGGGCCTGACGCCATTGCCGCGCCGCAAGTCCCTGGCGGGCTGGCTGGACGAGGAACTCACGTTCCGTTGGCGAGCGTTCCGCAATCGTTCGGCAACTGTTAATCAGGCGCCGTTCGATGTTCCGCTGCCCGAGGGCGGCACCTATGGAATGCGCTGGGACGGCTCACGTTTGCTCATCATGCTGCGGATCGAGGCGCATCCGCGCACGGTGACGCTGCTGAGCCCGCAGTCGCTGATCTCCGACGACATGATGCCGCTGCCCGAGATCGCGCACTGCCTCAACCAATTCGACATCGAGCTGGCCTCGATCGATGTGATCAGCTCCGGAGCGCGCACCGCCGGTCCAGGGCGGGTCTCGCATCTCTACGAGCAGATCCTCGGCCCGCTGCCCGCGGTCGCGCACCGCACGGTGTGGGTGGTGCTGCGGCTGGATCCGCTGGCCAATGCCGCAGCGGTGGCGCGACGCGGCGGCGGGGCCGCGGGCACCCTGCGCACGGCCATCGTGGCGACCCGGCGGGTAGCGAATCGACTTGCTGCCCAGGGCATCTCGACGACAGTGCTCGCCGCTGCCGAGATCACCGCAGCGGTGAACCAGCTCACCCGGCACACACCGCTGGAGGAGTTCACCGAGACCACGCAGAGCGTGGAACGGGACGGTGTCCACTACACCACCTATCGAATGGCCCCGGAAGCCTTGGGGCCGCGCGGGTTCGCCGCGGTGTGGTCCACGCCGACCTTGGCGACGACCGTGACCATGCGGCTGCAGCGGGGCGCACAGGCGCCCCGCGAGTCCGCGGTGCAGCCCGGCGCCGCGGGGATCGAGGTGACCGCCGTGGTCCGTTTCGATACCCGGGACAAGCCGGCCGACGTCCAGGCCGAGGGCCTGGTTCCATTGCCCGGCAAGCAGTTCCGCGCGCTGCTCTACACCTTGCCGATCGCCGCACGGGGCCGGCGCTTCACGCCGGAAACCTATCTGGGCAAGCCGGACTCGCTCGCGGCACTGCCGATGCCGATCGCCGGCTGCGGGCAGCTGATCGGGGCCGACACCTCGGGTCAGGGTGTGGCGCTGCCGCTGGTCGGGCATCAGGTGCGGCGGGTGGAGGTGATCGGCTCGCTGCTGGTCGCCCAGCAGATGATCCTGCGAGCCATCGCGCTCGGCGCGTCGGTCGTGGTGCACACCAACCGGCACGACGCCTGGCGGCAGATGGTCACCGATGTCGGTGTGCCGCAGTCGCTTACGGTGGCGGCATGGTCCGCGGCCGGACAGCAGGCCAGCGCGCACCGGTTCGCGAATGTCGTTGTCTACGACGGCATTCAGCCCTCCGGGCACCACTCCGATGCCACCATCGTGCTGCTGCGCAGTGCGCCCGCGGTGATCGATGACCATTTCGAGCCAGATGTCACTCTGGCCGAGGACACCGAGACCGCGAATCTGGTCACCGTGCAGACGGCGGGCGTGACCACGCGGGTGCACATGGTGGCCACACCGGACGAAATGCAGTACCTGCACACGGCTTTGGCCGCAGCGCGCTGA